From the Dehalococcoidia bacterium genome, one window contains:
- a CDS encoding VTT domain-containing protein, with amino-acid sequence MTRPETEDALETSSAVGRRALLSWQSEYVFLAGAVLLVTAIAFAFFYFDLDIAELRKYGYLGIFAISLVGASSIILPMPSIAAIFSGGVLLDPLLGIPTPVLVGLAAGLGEALGEFTGYAAGYGGGAFVQQRPFYKVARNWMAAHGTITMLLFSAIPNPIFDVAGVLAGATRMPVWRFFFAVWVGKTAKNMLIAATGVASLNLIEQLFD; translated from the coding sequence ATGACCCGTCCCGAGACCGAGGACGCGCTGGAAACGAGCTCCGCCGTCGGGAGAAGGGCGCTGCTCTCCTGGCAAAGCGAATACGTGTTCCTCGCCGGCGCCGTGCTGCTTGTCACGGCGATCGCCTTTGCTTTCTTTTACTTCGACCTTGACATCGCCGAACTGCGGAAGTACGGGTACCTGGGCATCTTCGCTATCAGCCTGGTGGGCGCCTCTTCCATCATTCTGCCCATGCCGAGCATCGCGGCGATCTTCAGCGGGGGCGTCCTGCTCGACCCGTTGCTCGGGATACCGACGCCGGTACTCGTCGGGCTGGCGGCGGGCCTGGGCGAGGCGCTGGGTGAGTTCACGGGTTACGCGGCCGGCTACGGCGGGGGCGCCTTCGTGCAGCAGAGGCCCTTCTATAAGGTCGCGCGGAACTGGATGGCTGCCCACGGGACGATAACGATGCTGCTGTTCTCGGCTATTCCCAACCCGATATTCGACGTGGCGGGAGTGCTGGCAGGCGCGACGAGGATGCCTGTATGGCGTTTCTTCTTCGCCGTATGGGTGGGGAAGACGGCGAAGAACATGCTCATAGCCGCCACCGGCGTGGCCAGCCTGAACCTGATCGAACAGCTCTTTGATTAA